The proteins below come from a single Alphaproteobacteria bacterium genomic window:
- a CDS encoding amidohydrolase family protein: protein MSGHIDIVCNLYTPLEVRNDQTGIDNHFKKQVRMSPKMRKGIGVPEYLRMMDEAGIEHALLIATRAGDMNVKGSFHISYERVHKVCQQYPDRFSGLAGVDPTLGMKQLAELEYAVKELGFVGAHYYPHWFDLPPDHGYVFPIYAKCIELDIPIMMQVGHNLVYQRDRRLPSVGRPITLDRVSILYPELRLLGIHLGVPWTDEMISMAWKHENIFIGGDAYAPKHWPKQMVHYANSYGSHKFLFGTDWPVIDPIRAVREVGDLNFRPDSYQKIMRDNAIRIFKLDERSKMKSLRRLSATVRKAKAKPASKAKPATTKAKPAKKRAAAKKR, encoded by the coding sequence ATGTCCGGCCATATCGATATCGTCTGCAATCTCTACACGCCGCTCGAAGTCCGCAACGATCAAACCGGGATCGACAACCACTTCAAGAAACAGGTCCGGATGAGCCCCAAGATGCGCAAGGGCATCGGCGTTCCGGAATACCTGCGGATGATGGATGAAGCCGGTATCGAACACGCCCTCCTCATCGCCACCCGCGCCGGCGACATGAACGTCAAAGGCTCGTTCCATATTTCCTACGAGCGGGTCCACAAGGTCTGCCAGCAATACCCCGATCGCTTCTCCGGGCTGGCCGGGGTCGACCCGACCCTGGGCATGAAACAGCTCGCCGAACTTGAATATGCCGTCAAGGAACTTGGCTTCGTCGGCGCCCACTACTACCCCCATTGGTTCGACCTGCCGCCCGATCACGGCTACGTCTTTCCGATCTACGCCAAGTGCATCGAACTCGACATCCCGATCATGATGCAGGTCGGCCACAACCTGGTGTACCAACGCGACCGGCGGCTGCCCTCGGTGGGCCGCCCGATCACGCTGGACCGGGTGTCCATTCTTTACCCGGAACTGCGCTTGCTCGGCATTCACCTCGGCGTGCCATGGACCGACGAGATGATCTCGATGGCCTGGAAGCACGAGAACATCTTCATCGGCGGCGACGCCTATGCGCCCAAGCACTGGCCCAAGCAAATGGTCCACTACGCCAACTCCTACGGTTCCCACAAATTCCTGTTCGGGACCGACTGGCCGGTGATCGACCCGATCCGTGCGGTGCGCGAGGTCGGCGATCTGAACTTCCGGCCCGACTCCTACCAAAAGATTATGCGCGACAATGCGATCCGCATTTTCAAACTCGACGAACGCTCCAAGATGAAATCGCTTCGCCGCCTCAGCGCGACGGTGCGCAAAGCAAAAGCGAAGCCGGCCAGCAAGGCGAAGCCTGCCACCACTAAGGCGAAGCCGGCCAAAAAGAGAGCGGCCGCCAAAAAGAGATAA
- a CDS encoding class I adenylate-forming enzyme family protein produces the protein MSPEPWIAGLPATYRPTLISTGVRSSARRTPDKIALAQGERQFSYTTLIERFNRVATATIHDLGLKKGDHAALFAPNCLEFIEIVAGLSDAGVAPAMVPPSVTPPEVAHICNDSGAKVLFVHESVEAVARAAKLDTVERIIVIGKDYDDWIAAAKPQTPALPIDEWDVFCIPYTSGTTGKPKGCLLSHRSRTLAFYTMGVEFGCYGPDDRALALAPLFHGAGFAFAMAPIFFGGFCEILPKYDPEIVLRKISDMHLSNTFFVPTHFHRMFALDKKTLDKHRPTTLKAIISNAAPLLQATKEKIVDYFGEGLLHETYGSTEGGFVTSLRPPDQLRKQQCVGLPYATVEVSLRDNDGNEVKQGEVGELFCRSPLLFNGYWQNPEATDEAVTADGWCTVGDLGRHDEEGYLYLVDRKKDMIISGGVNVFPREIEEVLVAHPAVAEASVIGVPDEEWGEAVKAVIVKRGDVTDAELTAHCRASLAKYKIPKTFAYLDALPRNAGGKILKTDLRDRARDGSL, from the coding sequence ATGTCGCCTGAACCCTGGATCGCCGGCCTACCGGCGACCTACCGCCCGACCTTGATCTCGACCGGCGTGCGCTCCTCGGCGCGCCGCACGCCGGACAAGATCGCCCTGGCGCAAGGCGAGCGGCAGTTCAGTTACACCACCCTGATCGAACGCTTCAACCGCGTCGCGACCGCGACGATCCACGACCTTGGCCTTAAAAAGGGCGACCACGCCGCGCTGTTCGCGCCCAACTGCCTCGAATTCATCGAGATCGTCGCCGGCCTCTCGGACGCCGGCGTCGCGCCCGCGATGGTACCGCCGTCGGTCACCCCGCCCGAGGTTGCCCACATTTGCAACGATTCCGGCGCCAAGGTTCTATTCGTCCACGAAAGCGTCGAAGCCGTCGCCCGCGCCGCAAAACTCGACACGGTCGAACGCATCATCGTGATCGGCAAGGACTACGACGACTGGATCGCCGCGGCCAAACCGCAAACCCCGGCGCTACCGATCGACGAGTGGGACGTCTTTTGCATCCCCTATACTTCGGGCACCACAGGCAAGCCCAAGGGCTGCTTGCTGTCGCACCGCTCACGTACGCTCGCCTTCTACACGATGGGGGTCGAATTCGGCTGCTACGGGCCGGACGACCGCGCGCTCGCGCTGGCGCCTCTGTTCCACGGCGCCGGCTTCGCTTTTGCGATGGCGCCAATCTTCTTCGGCGGCTTCTGCGAGATCCTGCCCAAGTACGATCCCGAGATCGTGCTGCGCAAGATATCCGACATGCATCTGTCCAACACGTTCTTCGTGCCGACCCACTTCCACCGCATGTTCGCGCTCGACAAGAAGACCCTCGACAAGCATCGCCCGACCACACTCAAGGCGATCATCTCCAACGCCGCGCCGCTGTTGCAGGCGACCAAGGAAAAGATCGTCGACTATTTCGGCGAAGGCTTGCTGCACGAAACCTACGGCTCGACCGAAGGCGGCTTCGTCACCAGCCTGCGGCCGCCCGATCAACTGCGCAAACAACAATGCGTCGGCTTGCCCTACGCCACCGTCGAAGTGTCGCTGCGCGATAACGACGGCAACGAGGTCAAACAGGGCGAGGTCGGCGAACTGTTCTGCCGTTCGCCGCTGTTGTTCAACGGCTATTGGCAAAACCCCGAGGCCACAGACGAGGCGGTGACCGCCGACGGCTGGTGCACCGTGGGCGACCTCGGGCGTCACGACGAAGAAGGCTATCTCTATTTGGTCGATCGCAAGAAGGACATGATCATTTCGGGCGGCGTCAACGTCTTCCCGCGTGAGATCGAAGAAGTCCTGGTCGCCCACCCGGCCGTGGCCGAGGCCAGCGTCATTGGCGTCCCCGACGAGGAATGGGGCGAAGCGGTCAAAGCCGTCATCGTCAAGCGCGGCGACGTCACCGACGCCGAACTCACCGCCCACTGCCGCGCCAGCCTCGCCAAATACAAAATCCCCAAGACCTTCGCTTACCTCGACGCCCTGCCACGCAACGCCGGCGGCAAGATCCTCAAAACCGACCTCCGCGACCGCGCCCGCGACGGCAGCCTTTAG
- a CDS encoding isochorismatase family cysteine hydrolase: MTMELGRDKTALIVVDMQNSYCRAGGRMEKLGFPYERLAAAEPGCKDMVAAARQAGVPVIYTQYVYQPDFKDGGFVVNEIMPSLKDVGLCALGTWDAEILETLKPQPGEMVIQKNRPSAFYSTQLESVLAAMKIKSLVFCGVTTNMCVETTVRDASQRDFRCFVVSDAVGEVEDDRAEVALMTMGFFFARVLTKQEVFDSWKVELSNVA; this comes from the coding sequence ATGACAATGGAATTGGGCCGCGACAAAACCGCCCTGATCGTCGTCGACATGCAAAACAGCTACTGCCGCGCCGGCGGCCGGATGGAAAAGCTGGGCTTCCCCTATGAACGCCTTGCCGCCGCCGAACCCGGCTGCAAGGACATGGTCGCCGCGGCGCGCCAAGCCGGCGTGCCGGTGATCTACACCCAGTACGTCTATCAGCCCGACTTCAAGGACGGCGGTTTCGTGGTCAACGAAATCATGCCCAGTCTCAAGGATGTGGGCCTGTGCGCGCTCGGTACTTGGGATGCCGAGATCCTCGAAACGCTGAAGCCCCAACCGGGCGAGATGGTGATTCAGAAAAACCGCCCCAGCGCCTTTTATTCGACCCAACTCGAATCGGTGCTGGCGGCGATGAAGATCAAAAGCCTCGTGTTTTGCGGCGTCACCACCAACATGTGCGTCGAAACCACGGTGCGCGACGCCTCGCAGCGCGACTTCCGCTGCTTCGTGGTCAGCGATGCCGTCGGCGAGGTCGAGGACGACCGCGCCGAGGTGGCGCTCATGACGATGGGCTTTTTCTTCGCCCGCGTCCTGACCAAGCAAGAGGTTTTCGATTCCTGGAAGGTCGAACTCAGCAATGTCGCCTGA
- a CDS encoding arsenate reductase ArsC → MSDLPGSILFACTMNAVRSPMAEGLMKHYFGNRVYVDSVGVRPAEVDPFAVTVMAEIGIDIAKHKPKAFDELEDSSFDIVVSLSPEAQHSAVEMTRTMACELEFWHTFDATFVQGKRDQMIAAYRDVRDFLQAKILERFGAPTAGGGS, encoded by the coding sequence ATGAGCGATTTGCCGGGTTCGATCCTGTTTGCCTGCACCATGAACGCGGTGCGCTCGCCGATGGCCGAGGGTTTGATGAAGCATTATTTCGGCAATCGCGTGTATGTCGATTCGGTGGGCGTGCGCCCGGCCGAGGTCGATCCCTTCGCGGTGACGGTGATGGCCGAAATCGGCATCGACATCGCCAAGCACAAGCCCAAGGCGTTCGACGAGCTGGAGGATTCGTCCTTCGACATCGTCGTCTCGCTATCGCCCGAGGCCCAGCATTCGGCGGTCGAGATGACCCGGACGATGGCCTGCGAGCTGGAGTTCTGGCACACCTTCGATGCGACCTTCGTCCAGGGCAAACGCGACCAGATGATCGCCGCCTACCGCGACGTGCGGGACTTCCTGCAGGCCAAGATACTGGAACGCTTCGGCGCCCCCACCGCCGGCGGGGGGAGTTAG
- a CDS encoding NAD(P)H-binding protein, producing MVTQTPHQTTRTVLILGATGRLGRAAVSAFHDAGWQVRAFVRPGRPLDIPPAVRRIEGDAFDAAAVTAAARGSQIIVHALNPPYPAWRTDLPKQTASVLAAAKASGATVMIPGNVYNYGAAMPAVLREDTPHRPTTRKGALREDMENAFRAAAAEGVATVILRAGDFIEAAQTGNWFDRFIAANVARGVTVYPGPRDRAHAWAYLPDLARAMVALAERSTPAGGFETFNFEGYTMSGNELVAALEAASGRSLKVRGVPWAVMRLIAPFAPMIREVLEMRYLWQVPHALDSTKLRAAIPDFKPTPLAACLRDVLPATGGQPAPAQGAAATA from the coding sequence ATGGTTACCCAGACACCGCACCAAACAACCCGCACCGTTTTGATTCTTGGCGCCACCGGCCGGTTGGGCCGCGCGGCGGTGAGCGCGTTCCATGACGCGGGCTGGCAGGTCCGCGCCTTCGTCCGCCCGGGCCGGCCGCTCGACATCCCGCCAGCGGTGCGCCGGATCGAGGGCGACGCCTTCGATGCCGCCGCCGTCACCGCCGCGGCGCGCGGCAGCCAAATCATCGTCCATGCCCTCAACCCGCCCTACCCGGCGTGGCGCACAGACCTGCCCAAACAAACCGCAAGCGTGCTCGCCGCCGCCAAGGCGTCGGGGGCGACCGTGATGATCCCCGGCAACGTCTACAACTACGGTGCGGCGATGCCCGCGGTGCTGCGCGAAGACACCCCCCACCGCCCGACCACGCGCAAAGGTGCCCTGCGCGAAGACATGGAAAACGCCTTCCGCGCCGCCGCCGCCGAGGGCGTCGCGACCGTGATCCTGCGCGCGGGCGACTTCATCGAGGCGGCACAGACCGGCAACTGGTTCGACCGTTTCATCGCCGCCAATGTCGCGCGCGGCGTCACGGTCTACCCCGGTCCGCGCGACCGCGCCCATGCCTGGGCCTACCTGCCCGACCTGGCCCGCGCGATGGTGGCCTTGGCCGAGCGCTCGACCCCAGCGGGCGGGTTCGAAACCTTCAACTTCGAAGGCTACACGATGAGCGGCAACGAACTGGTCGCCGCCCTTGAGGCCGCGAGCGGTCGATCGCTTAAAGTGCGCGGCGTCCCCTGGGCCGTCATGCGCCTGATCGCCCCATTCGCCCCGATGATCCGCGAGGTCCTGGAAATGCGCTACCTGTGGCAGGTGCCCCACGCCCTCGACAGCACCAAACTCCGCGCGGCGATCCCGGATTTCAAGCCGACCCCGCTGGCCGCGTGTCTGCGGGACGTTCTGCCCGCGACGGGCGGGCAACCGGCGCCTGCGCAGGGCGCCGCCGCAACGGCCTAA
- a CDS encoding Maf family nucleotide pyrophosphatase has translation MTAAAAPQQDPAPALVLASASPRRRDLLAQIGLVPDVVRAAEVDETPLKNELPRDLAQRLANAKALAVAPGARGDFVLAADTVVARGRRILPKTETEAEARACLTLLSGAAHRVFTAVVAIAPDGRRAARLVETRIRFKRLSAQDIAGYLASNEWRGKAGGYAVQGLAGRFVVALHGSYSAVVGLPLYETASLLEGLGYRPNNHG, from the coding sequence GTGACCGCGGCCGCGGCACCCCAGCAAGACCCGGCGCCCGCGCTGGTTCTTGCCTCTGCCTCGCCGCGCCGGCGCGATCTATTGGCGCAAATCGGCTTGGTCCCGGACGTGGTCCGGGCCGCCGAGGTCGACGAAACCCCGCTCAAGAACGAACTGCCGCGCGACCTCGCGCAGCGCTTGGCCAACGCCAAGGCGCTGGCGGTGGCCCCGGGCGCGCGCGGGGACTTCGTGCTTGCTGCCGATACGGTGGTGGCGCGCGGGCGGCGCATTTTGCCGAAAACCGAAACCGAGGCCGAGGCCCGCGCTTGCCTGACGTTGCTGTCGGGTGCCGCGCACCGGGTCTTCACCGCCGTTGTCGCGATCGCGCCCGATGGCCGCCGCGCGGCCCGGCTGGTGGAAACCCGCATCCGTTTTAAACGTTTGAGCGCCCAGGATATCGCCGGCTATCTCGCCTCAAACGAGTGGCGCGGCAAGGCCGGCGGCTATGCTGTGCAGGGCCTGGCCGGGCGTTTCGTCGTTGCCCTCCACGGGAGCTATTCCGCAGTGGTCGGCCTACCGCTTTATGAAACCGCAAGTTTGCTGGAGGGGCTGGGGTACCGGCCGAACAATCATGGCTGA
- the infA gene encoding translation initiation factor IF-1 — MAKEEMLELNGTVEEILPNAMFRVKLENEHEVLAHTSGKMRKNRIRVLAGDKVLVEMTPYDLTKGRITFRYK; from the coding sequence ATGGCTAAGGAAGAAATGCTCGAGTTGAACGGCACCGTGGAGGAAATCCTCCCCAACGCCATGTTCCGTGTGAAGCTGGAGAACGAGCACGAAGTTCTCGCGCACACCTCGGGGAAAATGCGGAAGAATCGAATTCGCGTGCTTGCCGGCGACAAGGTCCTGGTCGAGATGACCCCCTACGATTTGACCAAGGGCCGCATCACGTTCCGTTACAAGTAG
- a CDS encoding UPF0262 family protein: MSDADRIVSVTLDDRTVARRGPEIERERKVAIFDLIEDNTFELEGRAPQGPYALQLSIEDNRLVFDVRTEDASPVVAIGLSLSPFRKIVKDYWQICESYYDAIKHAMPSRIESIDMARRGLHNEGSDLLRERLTGKVALDDNTARRLFTLLCVLHLR; this comes from the coding sequence ATGAGCGACGCCGACCGGATCGTATCGGTGACGCTGGACGACCGCACCGTGGCGCGCCGTGGCCCCGAGATCGAGCGCGAACGCAAGGTGGCGATCTTCGACTTGATCGAGGACAACACGTTCGAACTGGAGGGGCGCGCGCCGCAGGGGCCCTACGCGCTGCAGTTGTCGATCGAGGACAACCGCTTGGTCTTCGATGTGCGCACCGAGGACGCTAGCCCGGTGGTGGCGATCGGTTTGTCGCTGTCGCCGTTCCGCAAGATCGTCAAAGACTATTGGCAGATTTGCGAAAGCTATTACGACGCGATCAAACACGCGATGCCCTCGCGCATCGAATCGATCGACATGGCGCGGCGGGGCTTGCACAACGAGGGTTCGGACCTGTTGCGCGAACGCCTGACCGGCAAGGTCGCGCTCGACGACAACACGGCGCGGCGCCTGTTCACGCTGCTTTGCGTCCTTCACCTGCGCTAG
- a CDS encoding LysR family transcriptional regulator: protein MPDWAQMRVFVEVAAQGSLSAAGRTLGMSQPTVGRYIRALEDDLGVRLFQRGARGLDPTETGAELLEHGRAMAAAADRFALSAAGRADALAGTVRVTASVFVANFTLPEMIAALRVVHPEIEIELVASDATENLLQREADIAVRMYRPEQADVITRKVGDMALGLYAATAYVARRGEPRTMDELLTHDIVGYDRSDQILRGFRAAGAPVDRHFFAVRCDDQVAYWRLVVAGAGIGFSQARVGDAEPKVMRVLPDFAIPPLPVWLTAHAGLRTNPRVRRVYDFLAERLGAALRG, encoded by the coding sequence ATGCCGGATTGGGCGCAAATGCGGGTTTTTGTCGAGGTTGCCGCCCAGGGCTCGTTGTCGGCGGCCGGGCGCACCCTGGGGATGAGCCAGCCCACGGTGGGTCGCTATATCCGGGCGCTGGAGGACGATCTGGGGGTGCGGCTGTTCCAGCGCGGCGCGCGCGGGTTGGACCCGACCGAGACCGGCGCGGAACTGTTGGAGCATGGCCGGGCGATGGCGGCGGCGGCGGACCGCTTTGCCCTGTCGGCGGCGGGGCGGGCCGATGCACTGGCCGGCACCGTGCGGGTGACCGCGAGCGTCTTTGTCGCCAACTTCACCTTGCCCGAGATGATTGCCGCGCTGCGTGTTGTCCATCCCGAAATCGAGATTGAACTGGTCGCCTCGGACGCGACCGAGAACTTGCTGCAACGCGAGGCCGATATCGCGGTGCGGATGTACCGGCCCGAACAGGCCGACGTCATCACCCGTAAGGTTGGCGATATGGCGCTCGGGCTTTACGCCGCCACGGCCTATGTCGCGCGCCGGGGCGAACCGCGCACGATGGACGAGTTGCTGACCCACGATATCGTCGGCTACGACCGGTCCGATCAAATCCTGCGCGGGTTCCGCGCCGCCGGTGCGCCCGTCGATCGACATTTCTTTGCCGTGCGGTGTGACGACCAAGTCGCCTATTGGCGGCTCGTGGTGGCGGGGGCCGGGATCGGGTTCAGCCAGGCGCGGGTCGGTGACGCCGAGCCCAAGGTCATGCGCGTGTTGCCGGACTTCGCGATCCCGCCGCTGCCGGTCTGGCTGACCGCGCATGCGGGTCTGCGTACCAATCCGCGGGTGCGCCGGGTTTACGACTTCCTCGCCGAACGCTTGGGCGCCGCATTGCGCGGATGA
- a CDS encoding Rne/Rng family ribonuclease has product MAETILVNVGIGEVRIATADDRGLSHLVVDRRQGGDDTGVGAIYLGRVTSVVPGMEAAFVDIGTERAGFLSAWDARPHDWREEDGQRRAPPIAELLHEGQAILVQATKEPLADKGARLSTRVSLPGRYLVLVPGAEGVFISRRIEDETERARLSDAVAGIAAARNLKASFIVRTAARGADAEDLGADIAGLWDLWTEVAEEAKHADAPATLYTDLGPVERFLRDHVNAATRAVLIDDEAACQAARAFVTDHLPDFAGAVERYKDAADIFEAHGIAEQLDALLEPKVALPSGGHVVIEGTEALTSVDVNSGRFTQAGTHRETALATNLEAAAAIARQLRVRDIGGLIVIDFIHMDEADDQAKVIAALEENLVGDKAPVRLGAISEFGLLEMTRKRTRDSVHKRFTETCLVCDGLARVPTVETVAHALLWRAEREGRAVRGDVGKRLELHAAEEVIDYLEEAEPLLLALEQRTGCTVELVGADDLARGDYEVVRV; this is encoded by the coding sequence ATGGCTGAAACGATTCTTGTGAATGTCGGCATCGGCGAGGTGCGTATCGCTACCGCCGACGACCGCGGCCTGTCGCATCTGGTCGTCGACCGCCGCCAGGGCGGCGACGATACCGGCGTCGGTGCGATCTATTTGGGGCGGGTGACGTCGGTGGTGCCGGGGATGGAAGCGGCCTTCGTCGACATCGGCACCGAACGCGCCGGGTTCCTGTCGGCCTGGGACGCGCGCCCGCACGATTGGCGCGAGGAAGACGGCCAGCGCCGCGCCCCGCCGATCGCCGAACTGCTGCACGAGGGGCAAGCGATCCTGGTCCAGGCGACCAAGGAGCCGTTGGCTGACAAAGGGGCACGGCTGTCGACCCGAGTGTCGCTGCCGGGCCGCTATCTCGTGCTGGTGCCAGGCGCGGAGGGCGTTTTCATTTCACGCCGGATCGAAGACGAGACCGAGCGCGCCCGCCTGAGCGACGCGGTCGCCGGGATCGCCGCTGCGCGTAACCTCAAGGCTAGCTTTATCGTGCGCACCGCGGCGCGCGGCGCCGACGCCGAGGATCTCGGCGCGGACATTGCCGGTCTTTGGGATCTGTGGACTGAGGTTGCCGAGGAAGCCAAGCACGCCGACGCGCCGGCCACGCTCTATACCGATCTCGGGCCGGTCGAACGTTTCCTGCGCGATCATGTCAACGCCGCGACCCGCGCGGTGCTGATCGACGATGAGGCCGCCTGCCAAGCGGCGCGCGCCTTCGTCACCGACCATTTGCCGGACTTTGCCGGCGCGGTCGAGCGCTATAAGGACGCGGCGGACATCTTCGAGGCGCACGGTATCGCCGAGCAACTCGACGCGCTGCTTGAGCCCAAGGTCGCGCTGCCCTCGGGCGGCCATGTCGTGATCGAGGGGACCGAGGCGCTGACCTCGGTCGACGTCAATTCCGGGCGCTTCACCCAGGCCGGAACGCACCGCGAAACCGCGCTCGCGACAAACCTCGAAGCGGCGGCCGCGATTGCCCGCCAGTTGCGGGTGCGCGACATCGGCGGGCTGATCGTGATCGACTTTATTCATATGGACGAGGCGGACGACCAAGCCAAGGTGATCGCGGCGCTGGAGGAAAACCTGGTGGGCGATAAGGCGCCGGTCCGGTTGGGCGCGATCTCCGAGTTCGGCCTCTTGGAAATGACCCGCAAGCGGACCCGCGATTCGGTGCACAAGCGGTTCACCGAGACGTGCCTGGTGTGCGACGGCCTAGCGCGGGTGCCGACGGTCGAGACGGTGGCGCACGCGCTGCTGTGGCGGGCCGAGCGCGAGGGCCGGGCGGTGCGCGGCGACGTCGGCAAGCGCCTCGAACTGCATGCGGCCGAAGAGGTCATCGACTATCTCGAAGAGGCCGAACCGCTGCTGCTGGCGCTAGAGCAACGCACCGGCTGCACCGTGGAACTGGTCGGTGCCGACGATTTGGCCCGGGGCGACTACGAGGTCGTGCGGGTTTAG
- a CDS encoding isochorismatase family cysteine hydrolase: MTIELAKENCALIVVDMQNGFLDPKGSMAQLGFASDKLAAASPGVQRLVAGARKADVPVFWTRYVYEPDFRDGGVQLEEIMPMLKDVNLCVNGTWDAEIHPDMKPEPGDVIIDKNRPSSFYATRLESYLRAQGIENIVVCGVTTNICVETTVRDAAQRDFRTFVVRDAVGEVDDFRGQTALKAMEYLFARVMNVNDVLDEWGVELSNAA; this comes from the coding sequence ATGACGATCGAACTGGCCAAAGAGAACTGCGCGCTCATCGTCGTAGACATGCAGAACGGCTTTCTCGACCCCAAGGGTTCGATGGCCCAACTCGGCTTTGCGTCGGACAAACTGGCCGCGGCCTCGCCCGGCGTGCAGCGGTTGGTCGCCGGCGCCCGCAAGGCCGACGTGCCAGTGTTCTGGACCCGCTACGTCTACGAACCCGACTTCCGCGACGGCGGCGTGCAGCTCGAAGAGATCATGCCAATGCTCAAGGACGTCAACCTGTGCGTCAACGGCACCTGGGACGCCGAGATCCACCCCGACATGAAACCCGAACCGGGCGACGTCATCATCGACAAGAACCGGCCCAGTTCGTTCTACGCCACCCGGCTCGAGTCCTATTTGCGGGCGCAGGGGATCGAGAACATCGTCGTGTGCGGCGTGACCACCAACATCTGCGTCGAAACCACTGTGCGCGACGCCGCCCAACGCGACTTCCGTACCTTCGTGGTGCGCGACGCGGTGGGCGAGGTCGACGACTTCCGCGGCCAGACCGCGCTAAAGGCGATGGAATATCTGTTCGCGCGGGTGATGAACGTCAACGACGTGCTCGACGAATGGGGTGTCGAGCTGAGCAACGCGGCCTAG
- a CDS encoding UbiD family decarboxylase, whose translation MSDLRTFLNDESAHVWRPEGPVSLVQEITALQQALDARQQYPVIEIREPRGADGKINPMPVVCNLTASRELTARALGVQDHRDFAATYAQRTANPIAPVSVGRDAAPVQQVVLEGTDANLLDLPVLTQHALDPGPYLTSAHATTYDPDTGVDNTAIQRCWVKAPRRMSYYPYPASHNTRNLRKFWGKGEACPVAFWIGHHPKVLLGTQAKLSYPESHWSACGGLLGEPLRLVPSITHGDKIMVPADAEIVIEGWAPANVWEADGPFGEYTGYMGAQVAAPVCEVTCITRRENAIYHDYGSGHADMLVPDNMVMEGKIYGMMKPIAPSVRRVHVPVSGRRFHAYVSFANPGIGEVRDALMAALAYRRTKAIIAVDDDIDLFSDSDIMFALATRVQWERDVITASGLQGSLMDPSLARGAKTVQKAGIDATLAPSEVPGAPRPVAPRNSVGAAALDAALARLIGLDTKGWPGL comes from the coding sequence ATGAGCGATCTGCGCACTTTTTTGAACGACGAATCGGCCCATGTGTGGCGGCCCGAGGGACCGGTGTCGCTGGTGCAGGAGATTACCGCGCTGCAACAGGCGTTGGATGCCCGCCAGCAGTATCCGGTGATCGAAATCCGCGAACCCCGCGGTGCCGACGGCAAGATCAATCCCATGCCGGTCGTATGTAACCTGACGGCCAGCCGCGAGCTGACGGCGCGTGCGCTGGGCGTCCAGGATCACCGCGACTTCGCCGCGACCTATGCCCAGCGCACCGCCAACCCGATCGCGCCGGTGAGCGTCGGGCGCGACGCCGCGCCGGTGCAACAGGTCGTGCTTGAGGGCACGGACGCCAACCTGCTCGACCTGCCGGTGCTGACCCAGCACGCGCTCGACCCCGGTCCGTATCTGACGTCGGCCCATGCGACGACCTACGATCCCGATACCGGGGTCGACAACACGGCGATCCAGCGCTGTTGGGTCAAGGCGCCGCGGCGGATGTCTTATTACCCCTACCCCGCGTCGCACAACACGCGGAACCTGCGAAAGTTCTGGGGCAAGGGCGAGGCCTGCCCGGTGGCGTTCTGGATCGGCCATCACCCCAAGGTCCTGCTCGGCACCCAGGCCAAGCTGTCCTATCCCGAGAGCCACTGGTCGGCCTGCGGCGGTTTGTTGGGCGAGCCCCTGCGGCTGGTGCCCAGCATCACGCACGGCGACAAGATCATGGTCCCGGCCGACGCCGAGATCGTGATCGAGGGCTGGGCGCCCGCCAATGTGTGGGAGGCCGACGGGCCGTTCGGCGAATACACCGGCTATATGGGCGCGCAGGTCGCCGCGCCGGTGTGCGAGGTGACCTGCATCACCCGGCGCGAGAACGCGATCTATCACGATTATGGTTCGGGTCACGCCGACATGCTGGTGCCCGACAACATGGTCATGGAGGGCAAGATCTACGGCATGATGAAGCCGATCGCGCCGTCGGTGCGCCGGGTCCACGTGCCGGTTTCGGGCCGCCGCTTCCATGCCTATGTATCGTTCGCCAATCCTGGGATCGGCGAGGTGCGCGATGCGTTGATGGCAGCGCTGGCCTACCGGCGCACCAAAGCGATCATCGCGGTGGACGACGATATCGATCTGTTCTCGGACAGCGACATCATGTTTGCGCTGGCCACCCGGGTGCAATGGGAGCGCGACGTGATTACCGCTTCGGGGCTGCAGGGCTCGTTGATGGACCCGTCGCTGGCGCGCGGCGCCAAGACGGTGCAAAAGGCGGGGATCGATGCAACCCTGGCGCCCTCCGAGGTGCCGGGCGCGCCGCGCCCGGTGGCCCCGCGCAATTCCGTCGGTGCGGCTGCTTTGGATGCGGCGCTGGCGCGGCTGATCGGATTGGACACAAAAGGCTGGCCCGGGCTTTAG